Proteins encoded by one window of Candidatus Tiamatella incendiivivens:
- a CDS encoding phosphatase PAP2 family protein, with translation MANPSETRLTTVFLTRKILCAIPFILIYIYYEYSRAVIVHFDKTVTYRFLISFEEKLFHQPLTIIFLSHRNIIADYTSIVIYALHPVYLVLYALVLLFFPRDSREYTRFTLEFTLASAIGVTVFYLVPVAPPWIAIPGVTRLPNPLVMAVSAILHRQYYDPNPYAALPSLHVGLTVIFVASIYRLTRSRKSLYIGGVFSGLMAFSVLYTGNHYLIDIIAGYLVGLFTVWGVGQIYRKYGEWLNRVSEKCGGSIGRVSFKLWKPKSNVTTAL, from the coding sequence TTGGCGAATCCCTCAGAAACCAGGCTAACCACTGTTTTTCTTACTCGGAAAATTCTTTGCGCCATACCATTCATTCTAATCTACATCTACTATGAGTACTCAAGAGCAGTGATAGTACACTTCGACAAAACAGTCACCTATAGATTCCTAATCTCCTTCGAGGAGAAACTATTCCATCAGCCGCTTACAATAATATTCCTCTCCCACCGAAATATAATAGCAGACTACACATCCATTGTAATATACGCCCTGCATCCCGTTTACCTAGTCCTATACGCTCTTGTTTTACTGTTTTTCCCGCGTGATAGTAGAGAATACACTAGGTTCACCCTAGAGTTCACACTCGCCAGCGCTATAGGGGTCACAGTATTCTACCTAGTTCCAGTTGCCCCGCCTTGGATAGCTATACCTGGAGTTACCCGACTCCCCAACCCGTTAGTAATGGCGGTATCAGCAATATTACACAGGCAATACTATGACCCCAATCCATACGCTGCCCTCCCAAGTCTACATGTCGGGCTAACAGTGATATTCGTTGCGAGCATATACAGGCTTACTAGGTCTAGGAAATCACTATATATAGGTGGAGTATTCTCCGGGCTAATGGCGTTCTCTGTACTTTATACTGGTAACCACTATCTCATCGATATCATAGCAGGCTACTTAGTAGGATTATTCACCGTCTGGGGTGTAGGGCAGATATACAGGAAGTATGGTGAATGGTTGAATAGAGTGTCAGAAAAGTGTGGCGGTAGTATTGGTAGAGTATCATTCAAGCTCTGGAAACCCAAATCGAATGTGACGACAGCGCTTTGA
- the upp gene encoding uracil phosphoribosyltransferase, giving the protein MGDHRIRVINEVYPSYLLSILRGKNTPLNVFRDTMKELGRVLAIEIMNNSEYSIEQVETPLGVAEYKNPKHYEDIVLVGILRAALPLVEGMIDVYKKARVGFIGAKRVEDSSREGREFDVVMNYYNIPPIDKGSLVIIADPMLATASTMIRVLNLLKPKISEETEVIVASVIAAEYGLERLMTRHPYIKLYTVAIDSILNDKGYIVPGLGDAGDRSFG; this is encoded by the coding sequence GTGGGGGATCACAGAATCCGGGTAATTAACGAAGTTTATCCTAGCTATCTTTTATCAATCCTACGCGGTAAAAACACTCCATTAAACGTCTTCCGTGACACCATGAAGGAACTAGGGAGGGTCCTGGCCATTGAAATAATGAACAATAGTGAATATAGCATTGAGCAAGTAGAGACGCCATTAGGAGTGGCGGAATACAAAAACCCGAAGCACTATGAGGACATTGTATTAGTCGGCATCCTCAGGGCAGCACTACCTCTAGTGGAGGGCATGATAGATGTCTATAAGAAAGCCAGAGTAGGATTCATTGGGGCGAAACGAGTAGAAGATTCCAGCAGGGAGGGAAGGGAATTCGACGTGGTAATGAATTACTATAACATTCCACCTATAGATAAGGGATCACTAGTAATTATTGCGGACCCTATGCTAGCAACTGCTTCCACAATGATAAGAGTATTGAACCTCTTAAAACCTAAAATCAGTGAGGAGACCGAGGTTATTGTAGCTAGTGTGATAGCAGCGGAATACGGGTTAGAGAGGCTGATGACCAGGCATCCATACATAAAACTATACACTGTAGCCATAGACTCTATTTTAAATGATAAAGGATATATTGTGCCTGGCTTGGGAGACGCTGGCGACAGGAGTTTCGGGTAA
- a CDS encoding Lrp/AsnC family transcriptional regulator, with translation MREFRMDGKDYRLIDILRKDGRAPYNRIAGELGISEAAVRKRIKRLLDKGIILRFTIDYKVPGESIAIVFVKTAPPTPTPVIAERILGLDLVDRVYEVTGEYDILAIVKASSIDDINKIIDHVRSLEGVVSTNTIVALRVHAGIARY, from the coding sequence TTGCGTGAATTTAGAATGGACGGGAAGGATTACAGGCTAATAGATATATTAAGAAAAGATGGGAGAGCCCCTTATAATAGGATAGCCGGAGAATTGGGTATTAGTGAGGCAGCTGTAAGGAAAAGGATAAAGAGGCTTTTAGATAAAGGCATCATACTAAGATTTACTATAGACTACAAAGTTCCCGGAGAAAGTATAGCTATAGTTTTCGTGAAGACTGCGCCCCCTACGCCTACTCCTGTAATAGCAGAAAGGATTCTAGGTTTAGACTTGGTAGACAGGGTTTACGAGGTTACTGGAGAATATGATATACTAGCCATAGTTAAGGCTTCATCAATAGATGATATAAACAAGATCATAGATCACGTTAGAAGCCTTGAAGGTGTTGTTAGTACGAATACTATTGTGGCTTTGAGAGTACATGCAGGCATTGCCAGGTACTAG
- the dcd gene encoding dCTP deaminase yields the protein MILSDKTIRELVSSSRLIIDPVSSDTVRENGVDLRLGGMFCRMKRVWKVLDIREGGLPEDYYECGKYDSFIVYPHEHILLHTREYVGLPNDVAGLVNLRSTFARLGLFIPATVVDAGFQGELTIEVVGGEYPVRLYPDERFIHLVLVKLDRPAEKPYKGRYQGQRGVRLPKVFETGT from the coding sequence GTGATTTTAAGCGATAAAACTATAAGAGAGCTAGTCTCCAGCAGCCGCCTAATAATAGACCCGGTCAGTAGTGATACTGTTAGGGAGAACGGTGTAGACCTAAGGCTGGGAGGTATGTTCTGCCGTATGAAACGGGTTTGGAAGGTATTAGACATTAGAGAGGGAGGACTCCCCGAAGACTACTATGAATGCGGGAAATATGATTCATTCATAGTGTATCCACATGAACATATACTCCTCCACACCAGGGAATACGTTGGTTTACCGAATGATGTGGCAGGACTAGTTAACCTCCGCTCAACATTCGCTAGGCTCGGATTGTTCATACCTGCCACCGTAGTTGACGCTGGGTTCCAAGGAGAACTGACAATCGAGGTGGTTGGAGGCGAGTATCCTGTGCGCTTGTACCCGGATGAGAGGTTCATCCATCTAGTTTTAGTCAAACTCGATAGGCCTGCGGAGAAACCGTATAAAGGCAGATACCAAGGTCAAAGGGGGGTACGGCTCCCTAAGGTCTTCGAAACTGGTACATGA
- a CDS encoding leucyl aminopeptidase family protein, producing MIFTRPPILEVVRELGETETLGVMIYKKEGKLTVPEEARGYLSSILGEDYLNIMERSSYKGETGETFIFHRSEKPYKVIFTSVGSVEKQDKLLSMYESLRSAIGALISQVVDKDEEVRIIYTNPFNIDYCTALREALFAAGSASYVLEAFKTEPKRKLTSIKLVYMNGKCGNKGSILEEAKILVEGVYLARDFASAPSNKMTPEHVGKYAKELEGMLENVHVRVIGFEEAKKLGMGGLVSVGKGAEVKPRLVILEYKGGEEGPYAIVGKTLCFDSGGICIKPSHGMETMRHDKAGGAAALGAFYSAAKMKLPVHLYALLPAAMNMPDGGAYNPGDIVEMYDGTKVEIINTDAEGRMVLADAIAYARKDLKAKEILEYSTLTGSIVVALAHLYAGLFNWNKNGEEHLYKAMDVTGEKVWKMPTDDIYKKALKSDYADLKHVGDRWGGSITAAVFLQHFAKDTPYTHIDIAGTAIPMGGGEKYLPPYIPKAISPGYGVRLYYEYLKNRISRQ from the coding sequence ATGATATTCACACGACCACCAATCCTTGAAGTAGTAAGAGAACTAGGAGAAACCGAAACTCTCGGCGTAATGATCTATAAAAAGGAAGGCAAGTTAACTGTTCCAGAGGAAGCAAGAGGATATCTAAGCTCTATACTTGGAGAAGACTACTTGAATATAATGGAGAGATCAAGCTATAAAGGAGAAACCGGTGAAACTTTCATTTTCCACCGGAGCGAGAAACCCTATAAAGTCATATTCACTAGCGTAGGCAGTGTTGAGAAGCAAGATAAACTGCTATCCATGTATGAATCGCTGAGATCTGCTATAGGGGCACTCATCTCCCAAGTAGTTGATAAAGACGAGGAGGTTCGCATAATTTACACGAACCCGTTCAACATAGATTACTGTACTGCATTGAGAGAAGCATTATTCGCAGCTGGCTCTGCATCCTATGTGCTCGAAGCCTTCAAGACAGAGCCCAAGAGAAAGCTTACATCAATCAAACTAGTATACATGAATGGGAAATGCGGCAATAAGGGAAGTATCTTGGAGGAGGCAAAGATCCTCGTCGAAGGGGTCTATCTGGCGAGGGACTTCGCGAGTGCGCCGAGTAACAAGATGACTCCCGAGCACGTAGGGAAGTATGCTAAGGAATTGGAAGGCATGCTTGAGAACGTTCATGTCAGGGTAATAGGCTTTGAGGAGGCTAAGAAACTAGGAATGGGAGGCCTTGTAAGTGTTGGAAAAGGAGCGGAAGTGAAGCCAAGGCTAGTTATACTTGAATACAAGGGAGGAGAGGAAGGCCCCTATGCGATAGTCGGCAAAACACTATGCTTTGATAGCGGTGGAATATGCATAAAACCTAGCCATGGAATGGAGACAATGAGGCATGATAAAGCGGGAGGAGCAGCAGCCCTAGGAGCATTCTATTCTGCAGCGAAAATGAAGCTTCCAGTACACCTATATGCACTGCTACCAGCAGCAATGAATATGCCTGACGGCGGGGCATACAACCCGGGAGACATCGTAGAAATGTATGATGGAACCAAGGTTGAGATAATAAACACAGATGCAGAGGGACGAATGGTATTAGCAGATGCCATAGCATACGCTAGAAAAGACCTCAAAGCCAAAGAGATATTAGAATACTCTACACTGACAGGGTCAATAGTAGTAGCATTAGCACACTTATACGCTGGACTGTTCAACTGGAACAAGAATGGAGAAGAACACCTCTATAAAGCAATGGATGTAACTGGAGAAAAAGTATGGAAGATGCCTACAGACGATATATACAAGAAAGCACTGAAAAGCGATTACGCAGACCTAAAACACGTAGGGGACAGGTGGGGAGGATCAATAACCGCAGCCGTATTCCTCCAGCACTTTGCGAAAGACACCCCCTACACACACATAGACATAGCAGGAACAGCAATACCCATGGGAGGAGGGGAGAAATACCTCCCACCATACATACCCAAAGCCATATCCCCCGGATACGGGGTAAGACTATACTACGAATACCTCAAGAACAGGATAAGCAGACAATAA
- a CDS encoding ATP-binding protein, translating into MDNNTPLTLLTGIRRIGKTSLLCVFINEISIPYLLIDARNLPANYGLRDLYGLISESMSNKKFLDKMKDILEVVSGIKVTGIEVELSWRGRESISLGTLFDYMNKRKILIAIDEAQALRGPRGELFLKALAHAYDYDRNIMFILAGSEVGLLYDYLDIENPDSPLYGRYINSITLGRFTEEQSIDFMRKGLMEAGITPTIEYIKSIVEVFDGIPGWLTIAGNYIVTQKKLVDISHIEEYAINIATREIMKLRKTHGSRLMRTLKLLAQGHNTWTHLKKALEENEGKTISKSSLSRIIRTLEKLSIIENYEFLDSIYKKASERITVKSHGD; encoded by the coding sequence ATTGATAACAATACACCATTAACCCTACTAACCGGTATACGGCGTATAGGTAAAACCAGTCTACTATGCGTCTTTATAAACGAAATCAGTATACCCTACCTCCTCATAGATGCCCGGAACCTCCCAGCCAACTATGGACTAAGGGATCTCTACGGCTTGATATCCGAATCCATGTCTAACAAAAAATTCCTAGACAAAATGAAAGATATCCTAGAAGTAGTTAGCGGAATTAAAGTAACAGGAATTGAAGTAGAATTATCATGGAGAGGCAGAGAATCAATATCGCTGGGAACCCTATTCGACTACATGAACAAGAGGAAAATACTGATAGCTATCGACGAGGCACAAGCTCTGAGAGGGCCTAGAGGGGAGCTCTTCCTAAAAGCACTCGCCCACGCATACGATTACGATAGGAACATAATGTTTATACTGGCAGGGTCCGAAGTAGGACTCCTCTACGACTACCTAGATATAGAGAACCCCGATTCGCCTCTATATGGAAGATACATAAACTCAATCACACTTGGAAGATTCACAGAAGAACAATCAATTGATTTCATGAGAAAAGGCTTAATGGAAGCAGGTATAACTCCAACCATTGAATACATTAAATCGATAGTAGAGGTTTTCGATGGTATTCCAGGATGGCTAACCATAGCAGGCAACTATATAGTAACCCAGAAGAAACTAGTAGATATAAGTCACATCGAGGAATACGCTATAAACATAGCTACACGGGAAATCATGAAACTAAGGAAAACCCACGGATCAAGGCTTATGAGAACACTCAAACTACTAGCACAAGGCCATAACACATGGACACATTTGAAAAAAGCATTGGAGGAGAATGAAGGAAAAACTATATCTAAAAGCAGTCTAAGCCGAATAATAAGGACACTAGAAAAACTAAGCATCATAGAAAACTATGAATTCCTAGACTCCATATACAAAAAAGCATCAGAGAGAATCACAGTCAAGAGCCATGGAGACTAG
- a CDS encoding [LysW]-aminoadipate/[LysW]-glutamate kinase yields MLVHGGGDIVTEYSRKMGVEPRIVVHPNGMKSRYTSLEELEIYTMVMAGLLNKRIVSGLEYRGIKALGVSGADLGLLAAERKKRIIILNERGRMQVIPGGYTGKIRNVQCSILCSLLGISTVLVVSPIALGLEGELLNVNGDQASALIATSLEAEKLIFLSDVPGVLLEDGVIRVIRTGDVEDLYIKIGPGMNRKVVMAAEAVSKGVGEAIIADGTVENPITTALAGSGTRIVP; encoded by the coding sequence GTGTTAGTTCATGGTGGTGGAGACATTGTTACAGAGTATTCAAGGAAAATGGGTGTTGAACCTAGAATAGTAGTTCATCCTAATGGCATGAAGAGTCGGTACACTAGCCTTGAGGAACTCGAAATTTATACCATGGTTATGGCAGGTCTTCTTAATAAGAGGATTGTTTCGGGGCTAGAGTATCGTGGGATAAAAGCTCTAGGCGTCTCTGGCGCTGATCTAGGCTTACTCGCTGCCGAGAGGAAGAAGAGGATTATAATACTGAATGAGAGGGGAAGAATGCAAGTGATACCTGGTGGATATACTGGTAAAATTCGCAATGTGCAGTGCAGTATTTTATGTTCATTACTTGGGATAAGCACTGTTCTGGTAGTAAGCCCGATTGCCCTAGGATTAGAGGGTGAATTGTTGAATGTTAACGGGGATCAAGCTTCGGCTTTAATAGCTACCTCCCTTGAAGCTGAAAAACTAATCTTTCTATCAGATGTTCCAGGCGTCCTATTAGAGGATGGAGTCATACGTGTTATAAGGACAGGAGATGTGGAAGATTTATACATTAAGATAGGGCCCGGTATGAATAGGAAAGTGGTAATGGCTGCTGAGGCCGTTAGTAAAGGAGTTGGGGAAGCCATTATAGCGGATGGTACTGTGGAAAATCCCATCACAACAGCTTTAGCCGGGAGTGGAACCAGGATAGTCCCCTGA
- a CDS encoding sulfonate ABC transporter gives MVKVKCPVCGEMVDVPDDALPGELIEHECGALLEVVVENGEIKLKIAEDVGEDWGE, from the coding sequence ATGGTGAAGGTTAAATGTCCTGTTTGCGGTGAGATGGTTGACGTCCCGGACGATGCTCTTCCAGGAGAATTGATAGAGCATGAATGCGGTGCCCTTCTAGAGGTTGTCGTGGAGAATGGTGAGATAAAACTGAAGATAGCTGAAGACGTGGGGGAGGATTGGGGAGAATAA
- the lysX gene encoding lysine biosynthesis protein LysX, with translation MPITIAYDILRWEEKALIGKADYLGIGLKLIHLNNTTLELGMKGEIDVALIRATSQYKALASSSALESSGVRTVNTVESLYATFDKLRTHSLLEKAGIPAPRTIIAFSQESALSAAEELGYPVVVKPLHGSWGRLIALANDKEALRSIVEYSQYIGPHGRVHYIQEYIDKPGRDIRTFCIGSSVPAGIYRVSREWITNTARGAQSFPAKITGELEDLTLRACRAVGAEFAGVDIVEDKDRGFLVLEVNGVPEFKNTVRVTGVDLPGHLMTYLLELAQDYTRSPGIQRAELDYTPLINLSR, from the coding sequence TTGCCTATAACCATAGCCTACGATATACTGAGATGGGAGGAGAAGGCGCTTATCGGAAAAGCCGATTATCTAGGCATAGGGCTCAAATTAATTCACCTGAATAATACAACGCTAGAGCTGGGCATGAAAGGTGAAATAGATGTAGCTCTCATCAGGGCTACATCACAGTATAAGGCCTTAGCATCATCATCAGCTCTAGAGAGTAGCGGTGTGAGAACAGTTAATACTGTAGAGTCCCTATATGCCACATTCGACAAGCTTAGAACTCATAGTCTGCTAGAGAAGGCCGGGATACCGGCACCTAGGACTATCATAGCCTTCTCACAGGAATCAGCTCTCTCCGCAGCGGAAGAACTCGGTTATCCGGTGGTGGTTAAACCGCTTCATGGAAGCTGGGGAAGACTAATAGCGTTAGCTAACGATAAAGAGGCATTGAGGAGTATAGTCGAGTACAGCCAGTACATAGGTCCTCATGGGAGAGTACATTATATACAGGAGTATATTGACAAACCAGGTAGAGATATTCGTACCTTCTGCATAGGAAGTAGCGTACCAGCAGGAATATATAGAGTCAGTAGAGAATGGATAACTAATACCGCCAGAGGCGCACAATCTTTCCCTGCCAAGATAACAGGTGAACTAGAGGATCTAACGTTGAGGGCTTGTAGGGCTGTAGGAGCAGAGTTTGCCGGGGTGGATATTGTAGAAGATAAAGATCGAGGGTTCCTCGTCCTAGAGGTCAACGGTGTACCTGAATTCAAGAATACTGTAAGAGTTACAGGTGTAGACCTCCCAGGTCACCTAATGACCTACTTATTGGAGCTCGCTCAAGATTATACTAGATCCCCCGGTATCCAGAGAGCAGAGCTCGATTATACTCCGCTTATAAACCTCAGCCGCTAA
- a CDS encoding M20/M25/M40 family metallo-hydrolase: protein MNGSLSHSGNASPRRMAANLLYNLLKEYSPTGMEERAVKKLVEWGEENGLKAWVESAGSGFLAPPDTREVRILLAGHIDAVEGWIDPGWQEGKVWGRGAVDAKGPLASMSVGLLLVAMNNPSCPVALAGLAGEEGDSRGARRLVRERLVPPFVIIGEPSGGNRVVVGYRGGFHVEVVCMGRGGHSSTPHLGDSALDKAIILIDNIKKSYPSISLDEPSIAVTGLEARDAWNVLPRKAIVRLDVRVPPGWTNKSVAQNIDNLAKSYDCVTAFSGGVESIRVSLNTPVPRSISRSLLRMNVKPRPVVKRGTSDRNILGHYALSISAYGPGDPIMAHSTMEVISEEELSLAAEVYKRSIIELCSLDTGGSSIILSELQ from the coding sequence TTGAATGGGTCACTAAGTCATTCAGGGAATGCGTCACCAAGACGTATGGCAGCTAACCTGCTTTACAATCTCTTAAAAGAGTACAGCCCTACTGGCATGGAAGAGAGGGCTGTTAAGAAACTAGTAGAGTGGGGTGAAGAGAATGGTCTTAAGGCATGGGTTGAAAGTGCTGGAAGCGGGTTCCTAGCACCGCCGGATACTAGGGAAGTCCGTATATTACTCGCTGGCCATATAGATGCGGTGGAAGGCTGGATAGATCCAGGCTGGCAGGAGGGGAAGGTCTGGGGTAGAGGAGCTGTAGATGCAAAGGGACCCTTAGCTAGTATGAGTGTAGGTCTCCTTCTAGTAGCCATGAATAATCCTTCATGTCCTGTTGCTCTTGCTGGTTTAGCCGGCGAGGAGGGAGATAGTCGTGGAGCGCGGAGGCTTGTTCGTGAAAGACTGGTTCCACCGTTTGTTATTATTGGTGAACCAAGCGGTGGGAATAGAGTAGTTGTTGGCTATAGAGGAGGATTCCACGTTGAAGTAGTCTGTATGGGTAGGGGAGGCCATTCTTCTACGCCTCACTTGGGAGATTCTGCTTTAGACAAAGCCATTATTTTAATAGATAACATCAAAAAATCGTATCCTAGTATAAGCCTGGATGAGCCCAGTATAGCTGTTACAGGACTAGAGGCGCGGGATGCTTGGAATGTTTTACCTAGGAAAGCTATAGTAAGGCTTGATGTTCGCGTTCCACCGGGCTGGACGAATAAGAGTGTAGCACAGAATATTGATAACTTAGCCAAGAGCTATGATTGTGTGACTGCCTTTTCAGGCGGTGTAGAATCTATTAGGGTTAGCTTGAATACCCCTGTTCCTAGAAGCATATCCAGGAGTCTTCTCAGAATGAACGTCAAGCCTAGACCTGTTGTTAAGAGAGGGACTAGTGATAGGAATATACTTGGACACTATGCCCTTAGTATATCAGCATACGGGCCTGGTGATCCCATTATGGCTCATAGTACAATGGAGGTTATAAGCGAGGAAGAGCTTAGTTTAGCGGCTGAGGTTTATAAGCGGAGTATAATCGAGCTCTGCTCTCTGGATACCGGGGGATCTAGTATAATCTTGAGCGAGCTCCAATAA
- a CDS encoding SDR family NAD(P)-dependent oxidoreductase, with the protein MDVIVTGGAGFIGSHTVDLLLSEGYDVIVVDDFYSGSLDNLPRSDGRLRVLRVDVSDWSVLRGEISRAVSSGGVVGIVHLAALINIVEVMSNPQRALDVNVKGTVNVLELARLLDADRVVFASSTAVHGEPLYLPVDEDHPLNPANLYGETKVFSERLLDRYRDDYGLKTIALRYFNVYGPRMRPGPYAGVVLAFIEALLKDRRPIIYGSGFQTRDFVYVKDVAEANLLALKTCYTGVLEIGSGVETSIKDLYYMICGVIGSCLEPEFKPPRPGDVQRSRADIELAWKSIHWKPETGLLDGLRDTVSFYRSRFSP; encoded by the coding sequence TTGGATGTAATAGTTACTGGTGGAGCTGGATTTATCGGCAGTCATACCGTTGATCTGTTATTATCGGAGGGGTATGATGTTATTGTTGTAGATGACTTCTACTCCGGTAGCCTCGATAATCTGCCTAGGAGTGATGGGAGGCTGCGTGTGTTAAGGGTTGATGTGAGTGATTGGAGTGTTTTGAGAGGGGAGATTTCGAGGGCAGTTTCTAGCGGCGGTGTTGTTGGGATTGTTCATCTTGCTGCATTGATTAATATTGTTGAGGTGATGAGTAACCCGCAACGTGCTTTGGACGTGAATGTGAAGGGTACTGTTAATGTGTTGGAGTTGGCTAGGTTGCTTGATGCGGATAGGGTTGTGTTTGCTTCCAGTACTGCTGTTCACGGTGAACCCTTATATCTCCCGGTGGATGAGGATCATCCTTTGAACCCGGCTAACCTTTACGGTGAAACCAAGGTTTTCAGCGAGAGACTCCTTGACAGGTACCGTGATGACTATGGGTTGAAGACTATTGCGTTAAGATACTTCAACGTTTACGGCCCTAGGATGAGACCCGGCCCTTATGCTGGTGTGGTATTAGCATTTATTGAAGCCCTTCTCAAAGATAGGAGACCCATTATTTATGGATCAGGTTTTCAGACTAGGGATTTCGTTTATGTAAAGGATGTAGCTGAGGCGAATCTATTAGCGTTGAAAACTTGTTATACTGGTGTGTTGGAGATAGGGTCTGGCGTTGAGACTAGTATAAAGGATTTGTATTATATGATATGCGGTGTAATTGGAAGTTGCCTTGAACCTGAGTTTAAGCCTCCTAGGCCTGGTGATGTGCAGAGGAGTAGAGCAGATATAGAGTTGGCTTGGAAATCTATTCATTGGAAGCCGGAGACTGGCCTGCTGGATGGCCTCCGGGATACTGTTTCGTTTTATAGAAGCCGTTTTAGCCCTTAG
- a CDS encoding TIGR00341 family protein yields MWRVTIHYRREEEDKIKRLLKEKQYNITYGDGTVIAYVPEGEVEDFLTQVENTLDMRYKENIVTADKPKIILGGPVKRTMNMKPSTMETPVDELIMKARQLSRIDPGKTLLAALASMITLIGLWLDSPAIVIGAMLLSPLLGPLYSLSLNLAFGKPRDTWKSLLNIIILTGAAYLTILAISLAIKQQGITIPASNEIISRTILTPLYAVLSILLGYAAILSTRKEVTEAIAGIAIAAALLPPLTVSALLLPVNIHGSMNALNITIQNITGITAGSLIAIITLNIKPRRTPYINTYTITLALVTAAIILYTLITQ; encoded by the coding sequence TTGTGGAGAGTAACAATACACTATCGGAGAGAAGAAGAGGATAAGATCAAGAGGCTCCTCAAAGAGAAGCAATATAACATAACCTATGGAGATGGAACAGTAATAGCGTATGTACCGGAAGGAGAGGTAGAAGACTTTCTAACCCAAGTAGAGAACACGCTCGACATGAGGTACAAGGAAAACATAGTCACGGCGGACAAACCGAAAATAATCCTAGGAGGACCTGTAAAGAGAACAATGAATATGAAACCATCAACCATGGAAACCCCTGTGGACGAGCTGATAATGAAAGCAAGGCAACTAAGCAGAATAGACCCCGGGAAAACACTACTCGCCGCACTCGCCTCAATGATAACGCTAATAGGATTATGGCTAGACAGTCCAGCCATAGTAATAGGGGCAATGCTCCTAAGCCCTCTCCTCGGCCCGCTATACTCTCTCTCACTAAACCTAGCCTTCGGAAAGCCTAGGGATACATGGAAAAGCCTATTGAACATAATTATTCTAACAGGAGCAGCCTACCTTACAATCCTAGCAATATCCCTAGCAATAAAACAGCAGGGAATAACTATCCCGGCAAGCAATGAGATAATCTCGCGCACCATTCTAACTCCACTATACGCTGTACTCTCAATACTCCTAGGCTACGCAGCCATACTATCTACAAGGAAGGAAGTAACAGAGGCAATAGCGGGAATAGCCATAGCAGCAGCGCTCCTACCACCCCTAACGGTATCAGCACTACTCCTACCAGTAAACATCCATGGAAGCATGAACGCACTAAACATAACCATACAAAACATAACCGGGATAACAGCAGGCTCCCTAATAGCGATAATAACCCTCAACATAAAACCAAGACGAACCCCCTACATAAACACCTATACGATAACGTTAGCACTCGTAACAGCAGCAATAATACTCTACACACTAATAACACAATAA